In Eretmochelys imbricata isolate rEreImb1 chromosome 4, rEreImb1.hap1, whole genome shotgun sequence, a single window of DNA contains:
- the ANKRD53 gene encoding ankyrin repeat domain-containing protein 53, with protein sequence MTHTAEIKEAFDKDLSKVIKGVPYQDKLIVLGDFNAPGFSAIHLAALYGRLECLKLIVEKFEVDVNLASLTGWTPIHLVMNKESGPRALECLQYLIGKGADINVQNQGGMSPLHKAASEGRLDCIIELVEAGADVHAKDAEGQQPIDLCRIWAHRSCARYLNDAMWKTDKRNFAREMHKLNQIKSECQHSEQNFLKIEKREQDLLNAVAFSNWLATKQQQGLPDSAKRWHFLEDRAKLDAVPKKEVAKIPPGEKKTSVHTKRRAKIKGEPRLSATAQPRTGKSQRAWNASVNPSSPRVTDIFRPTTVRLGTNPEAWGDHDFSSFLFLSKDSRGQPVINMAYKGRLSPIPNLPYEVIEKSLYPHARPLRLKMPQEFKPTHIFDVTRKRRPSLEHRWTDEMAVSLRETLDPAFRATLKAHLSAINDSS encoded by the exons GGCTTCTCAGCCATCCATCTAGCAGCTCTATACGGCCGGCTGGAGTGCCTGAAACTGATAGTCGAAAAGTTTGAGGTTGATGTGAACTTGGCCAGTCTGACAGGATGGACACCCATTCACCTGGTGATGAACAAGGAGAGTGGCCCCAGGGCACTGGAGTGTTTGCAGTACCTCATTGGAAAGGGGGCAGACATCAATGT TCAGAACCAGGGCGGAATGTCGCCACTTCACAAGGCAGCCAGTGAAGGACGCCTCGACTGCATCATTGAACTGGTTGAGGCTGGAGCTGATGTCCACGCCAAGGACGCAGAGGGGCAGCAGCCCATTGACCTCTGCAGGATATGGGCCCACAGGAGCTGCGCTAG GTACCTGAATGATGCCATGTGGAAAACAGACAAGCGCAATTTTGCTCGTGAAATGCACAAGCTGAATCAAATCAAAAGTGAATGTCAGCACTCGGAACAAAACTTCCTGAAGATAGAGAAG AGGGAGCAGGACTTGTTGAATGCAGTGGCATTCTCTAACTGGCTTGCAACGAAGCAGCAACAGGGGTTGCCTGACTCTGCTAAACGGTGGCATTTTCTGGAGGACAGAGCGAAGCTGGATGCTGTCCCCAAGAAGGAAGTGGCTAAAATACCtcctggagaaaaaaaaaccagcGTGCACACCAAGCGGAGGGCTAAGATTAAAGGGGAACCTCGTTTATCTGCCACTGCTCAGCCCCGCACTGGGAAATCACAGAGAGCTTGGAATGCCAGCGTCAATCCATCCTCCCCTCGGGTGACAGACATATTCCGACCTACAACAGTCCGGCTGGGCACCAACCCCGAGGCCTGGGGGGATCATGACTTCAGCTCCTTCTTGTTTCTCTCCAAGGACTCGCGCGGACAGCCAGTGATCAACATGGCTTACAAAGGCAgactctcccccatccccaacctGCCCTATGAAGTGATCGAGAAAAGCCTGTATCCCCACGCTCGGCCCCTCAGATTAAAGATGCCGCAAGAATTTAAACCCACACACATCTTCGATGTGACAAGGAAGCGCCGCCCAAGCCTGGAGCACAGGTGGACGGACGAAATGGCTGTGAGCTTGCGGGAAACTCTGGACCCAGCATTCAGAGCTACGCTAAAGGCTCACCTCTCTGCAATCAACGACAGCAGTTAG